The proteins below are encoded in one region of Triticum aestivum cultivar Chinese Spring chromosome 1B, IWGSC CS RefSeq v2.1, whole genome shotgun sequence:
- the LOC123101541 gene encoding uncharacterized protein, with protein sequence MSTPVTSSAPFRSDTIEPLTGSNFPRWKSQVELCLGCNEFDYALREEKPVAPVAGVTGYAELKKEYDVKMEKWNKSNHIALLIMKATISPDISEALPKKDTAKDFLTEMEEQFKGSDKVYAHELFAKLLQKYTIDGNVRQHILRVVNAFTKLKALECSLSEALLVIIILESLPEEFEQFKVNYNSLKEKWPLSEMTARIVQEEERIMRQKKDHVFHVGSNKRKHDGQGFPKPQKRQVKKEGTKPFNPKAFKGKEAGGSSSAPSSSTAGENACNFCKEEGHYQRDCPGFLKWMNKRGIRYDPNHKRRNKKA encoded by the exons ATGTCCACTCCCGTGACAT CTTCCGCTCCATTCCGGTCCGACACGATCGAACCACTTACGGGGAGTAACTTCCCTCGTTGGAAGTCCCAAGTCGAATTATGTTTGGGTTGTAATGAATTTGACTATGCCTTGAGGGAAGAAAAACCTGTGGCACCTGTGGCAGGTGTCACAGGGTATGCAGAACTCAAGAAGGAGTATGATGTTAAGATGGAAAAGTGGAATAAGTCCAACCATATTGCGCTTCTCATCATGAAAGCGACAATATCGCCGGACATTTCTGAAGCACTCCCTAAGAAAGATACTGCTAAAGATTTCCTCACTGAAATGGAGGAGCAATTTAAAGGCTCCGACAAAGTGTATGCTCATGAGCTTTTTGCTAAACTTCTTCAGAAATACACTATTGACGGAAATGTTAGGCAGCACATATTGAGGGTGGTAAATGCTTTCACCAAGCTTAAGGCTTTGGAGTGTTCTTTAAGTGAAGCCCTTCTTGTCATAATTATTCTTGAGTCTCTTCCTGAAGAGTTTGAACAATTTAAGGTCAACTATAACTCTCTAAAGGAAAAATGGCCACTCTCTGAGATGACCGCAAGGATCGTCCAGGAGGAAGAAAGGATCATGAGGCAGAAGAAAGACCATGTCTTTCATGTTGGCTCTAACAAGAGAAAGCATGACGGACAAGGTTTCCCTAAGCCTCAGAAAAGGCAAGTCAAGAAAGAAGGCACTAAGCCATTCAACCCTAAGGCATTCAAGGGTAAAGAAGCCGGTGGTTCTTCTTCTGCTCCTAGCAGCTCCACTGCTGGAGAAAATGCTTGTAACTTCTGCAAAGAAGAGGGACACTATCAAAGGGACTGCCCAGGCTTTCTAAAATGGATGAACAAAAGAG GGATTCGATACGATCCAAACCAtaagaggaggaacaagaaagctTAA